In Fusarium fujikuroi IMI 58289 draft genome, chromosome FFUJ_chr02, the genomic stretch TACCCATTCGACACCATCCTCGAAAGCGATGAAAATGACCCAGTGCGTACTACCAGCTTTGGGCCTCGTCGAAGTGTCTACAGTGCATGATTGACCTCGAAGTCTTGTCGCGAGAAGAATAAGAGCATCGAGATCAAACTTGGCATATGCAAAGACCTTTGGTCGCTTCGTAGAGGTAGACATGATGGTGCTTGTAAGCCGTGGGTGAAACTGAAGTTCGTGTGCTATAATTGAACATAGAAACCATATTCCTCCCTTGGATCGGATCAGCTAAATTCCGGTACCTTCAATTGGCAAATTCAAAAATCATGCTTAATATGCTGTTGGTCGGTATCCGCCCAAAAGTTTCAGTGAAACCTATTCTGTTGGTTTTCCACCCAACCAAAGACTTGCTAGCGTGTGGCCACCGTTGAGCCTCTGCGACCGGTTCAGAAACTAAGCTCATGTCACCgaatatattattttatattcaGCGATACACATCTACGTTTTGCGATAACATACGAGTAACGGTATGCGGGCTTCCTATTTAGGCTGTTCCAACTTTCACTGCCGAAGGATTCAAGCGCCAAGGATCAGAGCGCCAGCCACGCTAAGACCACTGCATAGCCACTGAAACTAAGCCCATTTGATGACGTCCAAAGCTATGGTCGATTCTCAGAACCCAACAATCACCTTTTTCACTATCATCACCTCACGATCAACATGGACGCCAATGACGCGAAACTCAGAGGCCTCAAGGCTTGCACGGTCTGTGCTAGTGCAAAGGTAAGATGTGACATGGTATCAGGGCAGAAACGGTGTACAAGGTGAGTTACTCAATATTGGGGCTAGCGATCCAGCTAATATTGGCGGCATAGATGTGAGAGATTGAACAAGGAGTGTGTTTCTCAGCCGAGAGGAAGTCATAGTCGGAGGAGTCATTCGAAAGGCGGGACTTATGCTCGAGAGTGTGTATACTTAATCTTGCGAACTGGCAGTTGACTGACTTTACTAGTGATCTTCTAAGACTAGAATCCAAGTTCGATTCAGTCGCAAACCTcctatcatcctcatcaacttccaCTCTCCCATCAATAACGATAGCAACTCATCCTCGAAAAGCCTCATCAGCTACGAGTTCAAGTTCACAAACGCCACCGGAGACCCAATCACCCATCCACGCGCTCTTTTCATTCCCTTTATCGTCTATCTCTCACCGTCTAGCTTACAAAATGCTAGAAACCTATCGTCAAGAAATGATGCCACTTTTCCCCTTCGTGTGGATAGGTCTGGATGAAATTCCTGAGAAGTTGTTCCGGGAACGACCGATGCTGTATATGGCGATTATGGTGGTTACGTGTCAGGAGAATATTGAGATTCAGCAGGAACTTGCGCAGAAGTACCGAGAGGAAATTGGGCGGAGAATATGGACACTTGCGGAGAAGAATCTTCAGCTGCTTCAAGGGATCTTGGTTTTTCTTGCTTGGTATGTCTTTCGTCCGAAGCACGTACTTACATATACTAACATTTGAAGGTACCAAACTCATTGGGTTCTCGGCCACCAACTCAGCAATCTTATGTACATGGCCATGTCACTAGTCACAGAGCTAGGCCTTGACAAAGAGCCCTCATCAGGCACCAGGACTGCACCGGGGGTTTTGACTGAAAtcaccaagaagcaagagcCTCCGCCTGTGAGAACAAGCGACGAGAGGAGATGTCACTTGGGAGTCTTTTGGTTGAATTCCTTGTAAGCGAGAGACACCATATGATCTTGATATGCGAACTGACCTGATCTAGACTAAGAATCTGTGTCAAAGACATTGTACCGATGCCCTCGCGAccttccatcaacaacaactgcTCAGTCCTCGAAGCAGGATTGGAATCTCCCTGGGACACATATCTTACTCAACTGGTGAGGATACAGCTCGTCGCTAGTTCGATCAGCGCAACGCTGTACCAGGATTTAGAAAGAAATGAGGCACAGATTTCGCATACGCTATTTATGGCAACATCACATGTGGAGAGACAGGTACAAGATCTCGGAGCGACTCTGCATCAAGGATCTCGTCTTCAAGGTAGTACAACAGCTTACAAGCTCTTCGGTACCTGAATCTAACCTTCAGTAGCACCATTGACTATGTCATTCCACATGCTCCAAGTCTACCTCTACAAAATCGGCATCGACGAACGCCTCCACGAACCAACGAACCCGAACCTCCTCCCGGCCGCTGACCCCTCCCCACATGCCCTCCGCTGCTCCTATCTTCTCGTATCATGCCTCAACGCCGTCAAAGCCGTAATCGAAAACTTTCTGCTCCTAACATCCCCCACCATTCTCTCCATGCCGTACACCTACTGGATCCAGATGGGACACTGCATAAACATGTTTTCCCGATTGTTGGTTACACACTCCACCCTCTGGGATCCGAACCTCGTCACGGGTATACACGATTTCACATCGACGCTGGAGCGGCTGGCGGTCAAGATTGAGGGGGCTATGAGTGAGGGTGCGGGTATGACGCCACCGAGATACTTGCCGTCTATGTTCAATCAGATGAGGGGAAAGTTGATTGATATTTGTAGGAAAGTTGGGGAGAGCTCGAAGGCTATGGCGCAGGCGTATGTTGGGACGCCGACGGCGCCGGAGAGTTTTGATACGGGGAATATGATTATGGATGAAGAGACTGAAGCTTTGTTGTTTAGTTTTCTGGGCGACGGAGACTTCTTATGAGCATCGGACCCATCTCAAGCTGAGGTGGAGTACACGtcagatgagaaagatgttATTACTCACGATAAATTCAATTCTATTGAACAATTCTTGTAAGACTCAGAAATCCTCAGTCGTAGTGCTTATGAGATCGGCCCAAACTATCGCGACAATCTCACTGCCGAACATCCCGGCTACAGCTCCCCAGGCATTCGTATGGACCGAAACTTGCATGACGAAATATCGTAGGATTCATTTTCTTGATAAACAATAAGCCCAATACCAGAGCAGCCAATCAGATCCTCCGTTTTTTGGGCGTCATATTGTGGCAGAGAAATGTTGTTTATATGAATACAAGACACTCCCATCGTCGGTGGCTTTTTTGCCGAGGTTATCAACCCCATCCTTTGAAAAATTCCAAGCTACAAACTTCATCCTGATCAACCATGAAAATGTTCAGCGCTTTGTTGACAGGCCTGTACGGCAGCTTTTTGGCGCATGCGTATCCCGTTGAGCACCCTGCCAAGTTTTCAAGGCTTGTCGTTTTTGGTGATAGTTTCAGCGATAACGGGAATGGGTCTTGGGTCGTGAGCAATGGGACTTGGCCTGCTGATCCAGCGTACTACCACCATTCTTTCTCGTGAGTTTTACCTCTCTCAATTGAGAGTTGATACTGATTCTGGACAGGAATGGACCGAAATGGAATGATGTAGTGGCCAAGCAGCTGGGCCTtaagctcatcaacctcgcGACTGGTGGAGCTACTACCAACAACGATTTCGTCGCTGGAGGTACAGGCGCTGAGTCGACGATTGCAGTGCCTTCAGCTGCAGATCAAGTTCTGTCGTTTCTATCTTGGGATAAACCTCAGGCTGGTGATATCTTTGTTCACTGGATTGGTGCCAATGACATTCTTTTCAACACAAGTATTACTGGAGGACAGGTCACGAGCTTGATCAACGAGAACGTCAACAGATTATTTCAAGCCGGTAAGACCGCCCTTCGAACTCAAAGTTCAAATTCTGATTCATCACAGGTACAAAGACTATCATCCTAGCAAACTATCTCAACGCAACGACCTTCCCAGCAACGTACAACTCTTCAGCCTACAACGTCCCCAGCGTGCAAGACTACGTCCCCGCCCTGACAAAGGGTCTCGGGCAAATTGCAGCAGGATACTCAGCGTATGCCAAAACCGCAGTGATCGACGTGCAGGAACTATTCAACGACATGTTTTCGGATCCCGAGGCGTACGGGTTCGATGAGGACTATGTTAATCCTCCGACTGCATGTCTCACGGGCGTTTATACGAGCGAGGGTGTTCCACGACATTTATGCAGTGATCCCGAGAAGCATATCTTCTTCGATTCATATCACCCCGTTAAAGAGGTGCATGCTTTAGTAGCAAAGTTGTTTGTGGAGAGTATTAAAGGGTTCTcggcttgatcttgttggtcAGGCCGCAGGGGTATGGTGCGTGATGCAAGCATCAGCTGTcaggtctatcaactcaaaaaTAACATTCTCATAAACACACTTCAGGCAATACACCGACTCCCCACATCATTGCCCAAGCTTCCAGCTTTACATCTAGTGAGAAAGTAGTAGGGAAAGTGGACATAGGAAGATTTACAATTTAAGGGGAAGCATATAGCCTGAGCTTAGGAGactctttgctaagtttattttggcatcctCTTTCTACGTCTTGGATGGTCTTTCTCCCTGAGGGGCTCTATAATCGATGGTATATTCTGATGAAAGGGCCTTGGCTCGTAGAGAAGTTGTGTGTATGTATAAAGAAGCTGTTAACTcaaggtacctaaggtacctgGGGGCTCCAGTGGGCAGGCTACAAGAAGTGACTTGTGGCCTGGAGCACACATCCAttatctcaacaccacccaTACGTAGCCCGACCTACAGGGCCAAATGAAGCTATCTAGATACATGATATCGGCTCTTTTTGGTTTTTCTTAGTGTCTTCTTCGATCTCACAGGCGACCCTTTCTTTCATCGCTTAGGCTCGAGGCCCTGGCCCCTCCTCGATATTGTCAGGCTTGTGCGCATCCATCATGGGAGCGTCGCGAGGTCTTCTCGCCGGCTTACTTCTCAATTATCAGCACACAGTATCATCGCAACAAGTCTTGACCACATACAAGCCGAAAAGTCGTACCCCGGGGAGATACCGATCGTACGGGATGCCCCTTGGCGTTCCAGTCAACTTTCTTGAAGACAGGCTTGGGGCTATGGCGCTCTGAATGAACCGAGCCCTTGGGAGATGTCCTTTGCAACTGGTCGGCCCTGTTTCCCCCGCCATCCCagttgatcttgttgaaggTGGGTGGCGCAGTGTGGTCGTACCTGGGCCTGTTTCTATGCGGGATAGCATGTTCTCTCATGGGTCCCCACTCCTAGAGGGGACCTTTACCGGCTATAAGGGCATATTTACCCATTCGCTTGATGTATTGACCCCCTGCGTTGTTGAATATGTAATTGGTGTGGCGATACTTCCATGTGTTGTCGTCGCGAGCAATTTGGTTTTTGCTGCCCATGCCACAACACATCTTGAAAAGTGTATCGAATTGTACAGGgttgaaaaagaaaagtgCAGTTGAGGTATGTGGCTGAGAGCCAGAACTGAAATGGCGTGACAAAAAACAAGTGGTGATTTGTgctgtttgatgatgatagagGGGAAAGGAAATAAAGGGGATTTGGGAGGAGGTGTGATCTTTACAGACGATAGTTTGGAAGGGGAGGAGTAGAGTTGGCTGTATTTTTCACGTGGGCTACAGTGACACCTCCTCACTTGAGAGGCACGTTGAAAACCATATGCCAATGGTCCACTCAACAAGTGTTTCCTGTGGTTGGGCTAATGCGGATCTAGGACCCTTTTCTTTGACTAGGTAGTGATAGCGAGTTATAAATAGCCTCCAGTATTAACTTCTTGTTGTTGCCCACTCATTATAGTTATGGACAGAGGACACGACGCGTCTGATGGTGTTTCTTTGAGGGGAAGATCATGCGATTAACTTCAAGACTGTGGTGACGATGGGAGGCTCGAGCAATAGCGCCTCAAATCGTAGTATCCTTAATAGAAGCAGGCCAAGTCACTGCGAAATTATAGACGCCGCTCTGTAGACACGGAAATTTTGTAACAAACAAAAGGCTAACAAACACATATTAACACCAACTGCCCACATAACTAGCTTTCAGCTTctcatctcagccacaagccTCGACTGCAAATAACAAATAACACATCCCAACCACTGTAAGTTAGGGTTGCCTCAGTCTTCCGAACCTAACACTTGCCATGGCTATAGGAGGAGCTACGAGATGCAAGAATACGGGgccgatgatgaagcaaGATGGTCGTGGTTACCAAACACGTCTGGTTTGTTGACACGGACGCCACTCCCAGATAAAAAGCTCACGGGTCCTCCCCTTTCAcatttccttttcctttctcacATTTCTTACCAATCCTCGTCTCGACCCCAACATTCCTCGAAATGTGCTCTGGCAGCTCCAGAGACGTGAAGCGGCCGGTGGAGCGAACTCCTGCAAGTATGGGGATGTTTCGTAACAGTTACTTTCCTATGAAGCCAAAAGAGTATGCAGAGGACAAGTTTCGGAGGGACGAGTACCAGTCGTGGAAGcacaagatgatgaagagccagcGGAACATCCAGGGCCTCGAGTAAGCACTGTCATGAtattcacttcacttcacctTATCAGAGAGACGAGTTGGCTAACAGTATTCCAATTCCAGGCGGTTCAAGGGCTTTCCTCTGCCCGGCGAGCGCCCTTGCTCAGGATCAGGAAGTTCAGGACGCTCATCTCCGACCCCAGTCGGGACAGTGTCAGCCAAAGCCCGTACCTCAGCAGCTAAATATCCAAATGTACCGCTCGGAGGCAGGCGACCTTCCATAGGGTGCGGCGACAGGACCCCTGCCTATGGATGGGGAGGGAGCTTGGGGAGAGAGATCGCTCCCCCACAGCATCCATATCTGCAATCGATCCGAGAGAGGAGGGCAAAGAGATCACTCTCAGACTTCCCATTTACCCATGGCGGGAGTGAGGGGGATAGACAGATGGAATAGGGAGAAAAGACTGCTTCAAGCATTTTATAACCTTTGTCCTCAGTAgtaaaaagacttgggtaacTTAGCCAAGCTAATGGGACTCCTTACCAAGTTTATCTTAACACCCTCTTCGCAAGTctcaagttttcttgctcccagaGATATAgttgtgttatttgcagttgagacttgtgctGAGAGCTTATTCCGACAGACAGAACTTAGCTCCCTGAGATATGTCAATACACCAACACAAGTCACTCCCAGCACCCAAGACAACCGAATGCATCACGGTGGCAGCAAAGGAGGCGGTAACACATTGCTTCAATCCTATCTCATAAATTTGACTTGTAACATCATGTTTTTACATATCCGTTCCCCCAACATACACCTAATATACAAAGTC encodes the following:
- a CDS encoding related to cercosporin resistance protein, yielding MDANDAKLRGLKACTVCASAKVRCDMVSGQKRCTRCERLNKECVSQPRGSHSRRSHSKGGTYARDDLLRLESKFDSVANLLSSSSTSTLPSITIATHPRKASSATSSSSQTPPETQSPIHALFSFPLSSISHRLAYKMLETYRQEMMPLFPFVWIGLDEIPEKLFRERPMLYMAIMVVTCQENIEIQQELAQKYREEIGRRIWTLAEKNLQLLQGILVFLAWYQTHWVLGHQLSNLMYMAMSLVTELGLDKEPSSGTRTAPGVLTEITKKQEPPPVRTSDERRCHLGVFWLNSLLRICVKDIVPMPSRPSINNNCSVLEAGLESPWDTYLTQLVRIQLVASSISATLYQDLERNEAQISHTLFMATSHVERQVQDLGATLHQGSRLQAPLTMSFHMLQVYLYKIGIDERLHEPTNPNLLPAADPSPHALRCSYLLVSCLNAVKAVIENFLLLTSPTILSMPYTYWIQMGHCINMFSRLLVTHSTLWDPNLVTGIHDFTSTLERLAVKIEGAMSEGAGMTPPRYLPSMFNQMRGKLIDICRKVGESSKAMAQAYVGTPTAPESFDTGNMIMDEETEALLFSFLGDGDFL
- a CDS encoding related to phosphatidylcholine-sterol acyltransferase precursor, yielding MFSALLTGLYGSFLAHAYPVEHPAKFSRLVVFGDSFSDNGNGSWVVSNGTWPADPAYYHHSFSNGPKWNDVVAKQLGLKLINLATGGATTNNDFVAGGTGAESTIAVPSAADQVLSFLSWDKPQAGDIFVHWIGANDILFNTSITGGQVTSLINENVNRLFQAGTKTIILANYLNATTFPATYNSSAYNVPSVQDYVPALTKGLGQIAAGYSAYAKTAVIDVQELFNDMFSDPEAYGFDEDYVNPPTACLTGVYTSEGVPRHLCSDPEKHIFFDSYHPVKEVHALVAKLFVESIKGFSA